One Anthonomus grandis grandis chromosome 13, icAntGran1.3, whole genome shotgun sequence DNA segment encodes these proteins:
- the LOC126744207 gene encoding putative nuclease HARBI1 produces the protein MSEEEFSEVSDLSSMDSSDDEDLELLLDEPRIKNQNYLEEIVPQYPAEVFFEHFRLRRETATHISNRFETSPYFNSQIGQYGNIAALHQVLIYLWYMGHQTSSFRDVADRFDVTISFINIILHRVTMFLSNLSPQIIQWPNEHEKRISEEHFRINGFPNVIGAIDGTHIKLDKPENDPDSYLNRKGYYSIQMQAVCDHRRKILDIFIGYPGSVHDSRVFRNSPLKNSLEDKCGRYFLLGDSGYPLHANLLTPYKDRGNLTRQQQNYNLKLSKNRYVIEHCFGILKQKFKQMYHIKLRKIRFICHFIRAACVLHNIAIDDYINLDNDPAEMDNDNIPVNEENDNEVADNIEARTIRDRVANNLRT, from the exons ATGAGTGAAGAAGAGTTTAGTGAGGTGAGCGATTTATCGTCAATGGACAGTAGTGATGACGAGGATTTAGAATTGTTGCTAGACGAACCgagaataaaaaatcaaaattatttgg aggAAATAGTACCACAGTATCCTGCAGAAGTGTTCTTTGAACATTTCAGGCTAAGGAGAGAAACTGCAACTCACATAAGTAATAGATTTGAAACAAGCCCATATTTTAATAGCCAGATCGGACAGTATGGAAATATAGCTGCTTTACATCAG gttctAATATATTTATGGTATATGGGGCATCAGACTAGCAGCTTTCGAGATGTTGCTGATAGATTTGATGTTACAATAAGCTTCATAAATATAATTCTTCATCGAGTTACCATGTTTTTGAGCAATCTTTCTCCACAAATAATACAGTGGCCAAATGAGCATGAAAAAAGAATCAGCGAAGAACATTTTCGAATCAATGGTTTTCCAAATGTTATCGGAGCTATTGATGGAACACATATCAAATTAGATAAACCTGAAAATGACCCAGATTCATACTTAAATCGTAAAGGTTACTATTCTATTCAG ATGCAGGCAGTTTGTGATCACAGAAGAAAAATACTAGACATTTTTATTGGGTACCCTGGTTCCGTGCATGACAGCCGAGTGTTTAGAAACTCTCCATTAAAAAACAGCTTGGAAGATAAGTGTGGACGATATTTTCTGTTAGGAGATAGTGGGTATCCTTTACATGCCAATTTGTTAACTCCTTATAAAGACAGGGGCAACCTTACTAGACAgcaacaaaattataatttaaaattgtccAAAAACCGCTATGTCATAGAACATTGTTTTGGCATACTGAAACAGAAATTTAAACAGATGTAtcacataaaattaagaaaaattagatttatttgtcattttatCCGAGCAGCTTGTGTACTTCATAATATTGCAATTGATGACTATATTAATTTGGATAATGATCCTGCAGAAATGGATAATGATAATATTCCAGTTAATGAAGAAAATGACAATGAAGTTGCTGACAATATAGAAGCTCGGACTATTAGAGATAGGGTAGCAAACAATTTACGAACATga